One genomic region from Nymphaea colorata isolate Beijing-Zhang1983 chromosome 12, ASM883128v2, whole genome shotgun sequence encodes:
- the LOC116266286 gene encoding RPM1 interacting protein 13, which yields MDSSPVIVDISSDDGNDDEDSPFNLLPDLFDNAGELNDVLIVDELPPCLPNKRNRDCSADELICYAVNPKRSCPPPTENDPDDDCLILDGDPDKPNMIPDKNCDSSNDLVVIGEKGPVACRDFPHSRHLCVKFPFKATPHQKFCDLCHCYVCDLPAPCAFWGSGGSPTDHCHSSDREEKWKAQRKNFKLGFSPAASLLPTKATFSMTSTACDPGTPLSLSHGMTLNSIPLQSSVSRSSRHISRDCSNAVGSLPGIIRHRRNMQSTFSHNMDGFPRLGQQRNRPSQNVPRISRCKIVDYFPCQCAPVVTQASTTSSQVMNCSHSHQRALTATSMSHIQRCPKLGPTDNFHLARVEEFLLGDDSELITSQNLYSDGSSEHPCTSSITSNPTYTCPLPASTASNFNYVASTESQSDVYVSNTEVTVADVAELPALSFDWVDGTLSAPLSVDPELPLADPVDPEIVVSEALCLTVTSGDCNLKSPGEPWLFQLQLADRDPLIPELSTVLPPSPFGQSVIGIDGERNGD from the exons ATGGATTCGTCGCCTGTGATTGTCGATATTAGTTCCGACGACGGTAATGACGACGAGGATTCGCCGTTCAACTTGCTGCCAGATCTCTTTGACAACGCGGGTGAACTGAACGATGTCTTGATTGTCGATGAGTTGCCCCCTTGCTTGCCAAACAAGCGGAACCGGGACTGCTCGGCTGACGAGTTAATCTGTTATGCCGTCAATCCAAAGCGAAGCTGTCCTCCTCCGACGGAGAATGATCCCGACGACGATTGCCTGATACTTGACGGTGACCCTGACAAGCCGAACATGATTCCGGACAAGAATTGCGATAGCTCTAATGATTTGGTTGTTATCGGCGAGAAAGGACCG GTAGCCTGCAGAGACTTTCCCCATTCACGTCATTTATGTGTCAAGTTTCCTTTCAAAGCAACTCCACATCAGAAATTCTGTGACTTG TGCCACTGTTATGTCTGTGACTTACCAGCTCCATGTGCTTTCTGGGGGAGTGGTGGCTCTCCTACTGATCATTGCCACTCTTCTGATCGTGAAGAGAAATGGAAGGCTCAAAGGAAAAACTTCAAATTAGGATTCTCACCTGCAGCGTCACTTCTGCCTACAAAAGCAACCTTTTCCATGACTTCAACTGCATGTGATCCTGGAACCCCATTGTCTCTATCTCATGGCATGACCTTGAATTCAATTCCATTGCAATCCTCTGTCTCCAGATCAAGCCGACACATCTCTCGCGACTGTAGCAATGCGGTAGGTTCCCTACCGGGCATCATAAGGCACAGACGCAATATGCAGTCAACTTTCAGCCATAACATGGATGGCTTTCCCAGGTTAGGCCAGCAAAGAAATCGTCCTTCCCAGAATGTTCCACGCATTTCACGCTGCAAGATTGTAGATTACTTTCCTTGCCAATGTGCACCTGTTGTTACTCAAGCTTCTACAACAAGCAGTCAGGTTATGAATTGTTCACATAGTCATCAACGGGCTCTGACAGCCACATCCATGTCACACATACAACGCTGCCCAAAACTGGGGCCAACGGATAATTTCCATCTTGCTAGGGTGGAGGAATTTCTTTTAGGTGACGACTCAGAGTTGATTACCTCACAGAATCTCTATTCAGACGGCAGCAGTGAACATCCATGTACTTCATCCATCACATCTAATCCAACATATACATGCCCATTGCCAGCGTCCACAGCGTCAAATTTCAATTATGTTGCTTCTACTGAATCTCAATCCGATGTATATGTCTCCAACACAGAGGTTACTGTTGCTGATGTTGCAGAATTACCAGCTTTGAGCTTTGATTGGGTAGATGGTACGTTATCAGCACCTTTGTCTGTGGATCCTGAGCTTCCATTGGCAGATCCTGTCGATCCAGAGATTGTTGTGTCCGAAGCTTTGTGCCTCACTGTCACATCAGGTGACTGTAACTTGAAGTCTCCAGGAGAACCTTGGCTATTTCAATTGCAGCTAGCTGACAGGGATCCATTGATCCCAGAACTGAGTACTGTCCTGCCTCCATCACCATTTGGCCAATCTGTTATTGGGATAGATGGAGAGAGAAATGGTGATTGA